From Bacillus sp. Bos-x628, the proteins below share one genomic window:
- the dnaK gene encoding molecular chaperone DnaK, translated as MSKIIGIDLGTTNSCVAVLEGGEPKVIANAEGARTTPSVVAFKNGERQVGEVAKRQSITNPNTIMSIKRHMGTDYKVEVEGKKYTPQEISAIILQHLKSYAESYLGEEVTKAVITVPAYFNDAERQATKDAGKIAGLEVERIINEPTAAALAYGLDKTEEDQTILVYDLGGGTFDVSILELGDGVFEVRSTAGDNRLGGDDFDQVIIDYLVAEFKKENGIDLSKDKMALQRLKDAAEKAKKDLSGVSSTQISLPFITAGEAGPLHLELTLTRAKFEELSSKLVERTMTPVRQALKDAGLSASDIDKVILVGGSTRIPAVQEAIKKETGKEPHKGVNPDEVVALGAAIQGGVITGDVKDVVLLDVTPLSLGIETMGGVFTKLIERNTTIPTSKSQIFSTAADNQTAVDIHVLQGERPMAADNKTLGRFQLTDIPPAPRGVPQIEVSFDIDKNGIVNVRAKDMGTGKEQNITIKSSSGLSEEEIEKMVKEAEENAEADAKKKEEIEVRNEADQLVFTTEKTLKDLEGKIDEEQVKKANDAKDALKAAIEKGEFEDIKAKKDELQTIVQELTTKLYEEAAKQAQAQQEGAQKADDNVVDAEYEEVNDDQEKK; from the coding sequence ATGAGTAAAATCATTGGTATTGACTTAGGAACAACAAACTCATGTGTTGCAGTACTTGAAGGCGGAGAGCCGAAAGTCATTGCGAACGCTGAAGGAGCACGTACAACACCATCTGTTGTTGCTTTCAAAAATGGAGAGCGCCAAGTAGGTGAAGTAGCAAAACGTCAATCTATTACCAACCCAAACACAATCATGTCTATCAAAAGACATATGGGTACAGATTATAAAGTAGAGGTTGAAGGAAAGAAATATACACCGCAGGAAATCTCTGCGATCATTCTTCAGCACCTCAAATCTTACGCTGAAAGCTATCTTGGCGAAGAAGTCACAAAAGCAGTCATCACAGTTCCTGCATACTTCAACGATGCAGAACGCCAAGCAACGAAAGATGCTGGTAAAATCGCTGGTCTTGAAGTAGAGCGCATCATCAACGAACCAACAGCAGCCGCACTTGCTTATGGTTTGGATAAAACAGAAGAAGATCAAACGATTCTAGTATATGACCTTGGCGGCGGTACATTTGACGTCTCAATCCTTGAACTTGGAGATGGCGTCTTTGAAGTACGCTCAACTGCTGGGGACAACCGTCTAGGTGGAGATGATTTTGACCAAGTCATTATTGACTATCTAGTAGCTGAATTCAAAAAAGAGAATGGTATCGACCTTTCTAAAGATAAAATGGCACTTCAACGTTTAAAAGATGCTGCTGAAAAAGCGAAAAAAGATCTTTCGGGTGTATCATCTACACAAATTTCGCTTCCATTTATCACAGCTGGAGAAGCAGGTCCTCTTCACCTTGAGTTAACACTTACTCGTGCTAAGTTTGAAGAGCTTTCTTCTAAGCTTGTTGAACGTACGATGACACCTGTACGTCAAGCATTGAAAGATGCTGGTCTGTCTGCTAGCGATATTGATAAAGTAATCCTTGTTGGTGGATCAACTCGTATTCCTGCAGTTCAAGAAGCTATAAAAAAAGAAACAGGGAAAGAGCCTCATAAAGGTGTAAACCCTGATGAAGTGGTTGCATTAGGTGCTGCCATCCAAGGTGGAGTTATCACAGGAGATGTCAAAGACGTTGTCCTTCTTGACGTGACACCACTTTCTTTAGGAATTGAAACAATGGGCGGCGTATTCACGAAGCTGATTGAACGTAATACAACAATTCCAACAAGTAAATCTCAAATATTCTCTACCGCTGCTGACAACCAAACAGCTGTAGATATCCATGTATTACAAGGTGAGCGTCCAATGGCGGCGGATAACAAAACATTGGGCCGTTTCCAATTGACTGATATCCCGCCAGCACCACGCGGCGTGCCTCAAATCGAAGTTTCGTTTGACATCGATAAAAACGGTATTGTAAACGTTCGTGCGAAAGATATGGGTACTGGCAAAGAACAAAACATTACCATCAAATCTTCTTCTGGTCTTTCTGAAGAAGAGATCGAAAAAATGGTCAAAGAAGCGGAAGAAAACGCTGAAGCAGATGCGAAGAAAAAAGAAGAAATCGAAGTGCGCAACGAAGCCGATCAATTAGTGTTCACAACAGAAAAAACACTAAAAGATTTAGAAGGCAAAATCGATGAAGAGCAAGTGAAAAAAGCAAATGATGCGAAAGATGCATTAAAAGCTGCGATTGAAAAAGGCGAATTCGAAGACATCAAAGCGAAGAAAGATGAGCTCCAAACAATCGTTCAAGAATTAACAACAAAGCTCTATGAAGAAGCTGCAAAACAAGCACAAGCTCAGCAAGAAGGTGCTCAAAAAGCAGATGACAACGTAGTGGATGCAGAATACGAAGAAGTAAACGACGATCAAGAGAAAAAATAA
- the hemW gene encoding radical SAM family heme chaperone HemW, producing MKAAYIHIPFCEHICHYCDFNKFLIKTQPVDEYLAALEKEMQHTIEQKGEQELKTIFIGGGTPTSLTVSQLDQLMDSIHRVLKPTSRLMEFAVEANPDELSLDKLHLLKSAGVNRLSFGVQTFEDDLLKKIGRVHQKKDVLTSFERARAVGFDNISLDLMFGLPHQETHHVMNSLETAFSLGAEHYSVYSLIVEPKTVFYNLMQKGKLHLPPQEREAEVYELVMDEMERHGLKQYEISNYAKPGFESKHNLTYWSNEDYFGFGAGAHGYVDGVRNVNAGPVKHYLELIEQTGFPYKETHQVTKTEKIEEEMFLGLRKIEGINKAHFQNKYGNTPEALFPFIIEELEKKGLVIQDEMWIRLTRKGKLLGNEVFQAFLGEL from the coding sequence ATGAAAGCAGCATACATTCACATCCCATTTTGTGAGCACATTTGCCACTATTGTGATTTTAATAAATTTTTGATCAAAACGCAGCCTGTTGATGAATACTTAGCCGCTCTGGAAAAAGAAATGCAGCATACGATCGAGCAAAAAGGCGAGCAAGAACTAAAGACGATTTTTATTGGCGGGGGAACCCCGACATCACTGACAGTCAGTCAGCTAGATCAACTGATGGACAGTATTCATCGTGTATTAAAACCGACAAGTCGCTTGATGGAATTTGCAGTTGAAGCGAACCCAGACGAACTATCGCTTGATAAACTGCATCTCCTCAAATCTGCTGGAGTGAACCGGCTAAGCTTTGGCGTACAAACATTTGAAGATGACTTGCTTAAAAAAATTGGTCGCGTTCATCAAAAGAAAGATGTCCTCACATCTTTCGAACGCGCAAGAGCGGTTGGGTTTGACAACATTAGTCTTGATCTCATGTTTGGATTGCCTCATCAAGAAACGCATCATGTGATGAATTCTCTTGAGACGGCTTTCTCTTTAGGCGCAGAACATTACTCTGTCTATTCGCTCATTGTCGAGCCAAAAACCGTGTTTTACAACTTGATGCAAAAAGGGAAGCTTCATCTGCCTCCGCAAGAACGTGAGGCTGAAGTGTATGAGCTTGTCATGGATGAAATGGAGCGTCATGGTTTAAAGCAGTATGAAATTAGCAATTATGCCAAGCCTGGCTTTGAAAGCAAACATAACCTCACGTATTGGAGCAATGAAGATTACTTCGGCTTTGGTGCGGGAGCGCATGGTTACGTAGATGGCGTCCGAAATGTCAACGCAGGACCTGTGAAACATTATTTGGAGCTGATAGAACAAACGGGATTTCCTTATAAGGAAACACATCAAGTCACAAAGACAGAAAAGATTGAAGAAGAAATGTTTTTAGGTCTTCGAAAAATTGAAGGCATCAACAAAGCCCATTTCCAAAACAAATATGGGAACACACCAGAAGCCCTGTTTCCCTTTATTATTGAAGAATTAGAAAAAAAAGGTCTCGTGATACAAGATGAAATGTGGATTCGTTTAACAAGAAAAGGAAAATTATTAGGAAATGAAGTATTTCAAGCGTTTCTCGGTGAGTTATAA
- a CDS encoding YqxA family protein, with the protein MGSFIGKSFILGIVLLFGVFLGMQQANNGMLQMKGYHDPELKGAFSIQVNDNQEREASILGTNVSEKDLAEKQKQLEEMESFNAFSKAGKALSDGITNAARSLYDWVKGN; encoded by the coding sequence ATGGGCTCATTTATCGGGAAAAGCTTTATTTTAGGAATCGTCTTACTATTTGGCGTGTTTCTAGGGATGCAGCAAGCCAATAATGGAATGCTTCAAATGAAAGGCTATCACGATCCTGAGTTAAAAGGTGCTTTCTCCATTCAAGTAAATGACAATCAAGAGAGAGAAGCGTCGATCTTAGGAACAAACGTCTCAGAAAAGGACTTAGCAGAAAAGCAAAAGCAACTAGAAGAGATGGAAAGCTTTAATGCATTCTCCAAGGCGGGGAAAGCACTGTCTGACGGCATCACTAATGCAGCCCGCTCCCTTTATGATTGGGTGAAAGGAAATTAA
- the hrcA gene encoding heat-inducible transcriptional repressor HrcA, whose amino-acid sequence MLTNRQLLILQVIINDFIRSAQPVGSRTLSKKEDITFSSATIRNEMADLEELGFIEKTHSSSGRIPSEKGYRYYVDHLLSPRKLSSKELVLIQSAFQEKIFELEKTVQKSAEILSDLTNYTSIVLGPKLSENRLKQIQLVPVQPNKAVAIMITDSGHVENKTITFSEHLDVSDIEKLMNILNSRLVGVPMDQLKDRMYKEVVKLLRAHLKNYDHILEALGNTFTSTHNESKLFFGGKMNMLNQPEFHDIDRIRSLMMLIEQKNDVMQLFHPNQKGITIKIGSENNLEAMENCSLITATYSIDQKSLGSIAVIGPTRMDYERVVSLLHHVSKDLSNALSNLYDE is encoded by the coding sequence ATGTTAACAAATCGTCAGCTTTTGATTCTGCAAGTTATCATTAATGACTTTATTCGTTCAGCGCAGCCAGTTGGATCAAGGACTCTTTCTAAGAAAGAAGACATTACGTTCAGCTCGGCAACAATTAGAAATGAAATGGCTGATTTGGAGGAACTCGGTTTTATTGAGAAAACCCATTCTTCATCAGGAAGAATTCCTTCAGAAAAAGGATATCGTTATTATGTAGATCATTTGCTCTCTCCACGAAAACTGTCGTCAAAAGAGCTTGTGCTCATCCAGTCAGCTTTTCAGGAGAAGATATTTGAGCTGGAAAAAACAGTTCAAAAATCGGCGGAAATTTTATCAGATCTCACAAACTATACTTCGATTGTGCTTGGTCCAAAGCTCAGTGAAAATCGGCTAAAACAAATTCAGCTTGTACCTGTACAACCTAACAAAGCAGTGGCCATCATGATTACAGACAGTGGCCATGTTGAAAACAAAACCATTACTTTCTCTGAGCATCTGGATGTCTCTGATATTGAGAAGCTGATGAATATTTTAAACAGCCGTCTCGTTGGGGTACCAATGGATCAGTTGAAGGATCGGATGTACAAAGAAGTCGTGAAGCTGCTTCGAGCGCATTTAAAAAATTACGATCATATTTTAGAGGCACTCGGCAACACATTTACATCGACTCATAATGAATCAAAACTTTTCTTTGGCGGGAAAATGAATATGTTGAATCAGCCAGAATTTCATGACATTGATCGCATTCGTTCATTGATGATGCTAATAGAACAAAAGAATGACGTCATGCAGCTGTTTCATCCAAATCAGAAAGGAATCACGATTAAAATCGGCTCAGAAAACAACTTGGAAGCAATGGAGAATTGTAGCTTAATTACGGCCACTTACTCGATAGATCAAAAATCTCTCGGTTCCATTGCAGTCATAGGTCCAACCCGCATGGATTATGAGCGAGTGGTCAGTCTTTTACATCATGTATCAAAAGACTTGTCAAACGCACTTTCCAATTTGTATGATGAGTAG
- the holA gene encoding DNA polymerase III subunit delta — protein sequence MVFDIWNNLKKGDIHPVYCLYGKETYLLQETAVKLRQAVVDEETKDFNYSVFDMEEVSLEQAVTDAETFPFMGERRLVVIKNPYFLTAEKKKEKIEHPLSVLESYLEEPAPYTILVLLAPYEKLDERKKITKLLKKKAVIVEAKELNPKETTDFTITLAKTEGKMITSEAAEQLVILCGGRLSSIFQEVRKLSTYIGEREEIELSDVNQLVARSLEQNIFELINQIVNRHRSQAMQMFYDLLKQNEEPIKILALISNQFRLILQTKYFAQQGYGQKQIASNLKVHPFRVKLALDQARLFSEEELKQIVIELSTIDYEMKTGKKDKQLLLELFLLRLLGA from the coding sequence ATGGTATTTGATATATGGAACAATTTGAAAAAAGGGGATATTCATCCCGTTTATTGCTTATATGGAAAAGAAACTTACTTGCTTCAAGAGACAGCGGTTAAACTGAGACAGGCTGTTGTCGACGAGGAAACGAAGGATTTCAATTATTCCGTTTTTGATATGGAGGAAGTCTCTCTTGAACAAGCAGTAACTGATGCGGAAACATTTCCATTTATGGGAGAACGGCGCCTAGTCGTGATAAAGAATCCTTATTTCTTAACAGCCGAAAAGAAAAAAGAGAAGATAGAGCATCCACTATCTGTTTTAGAATCCTATTTAGAGGAGCCTGCGCCCTATACAATTCTTGTTTTATTAGCACCCTATGAAAAGCTGGATGAACGAAAGAAGATCACCAAACTGTTAAAAAAGAAAGCCGTCATTGTGGAGGCGAAAGAGCTTAATCCTAAAGAAACGACCGATTTTACGATCACGCTGGCAAAGACAGAAGGAAAGATGATTACTAGCGAAGCGGCTGAACAGCTTGTTATATTATGCGGCGGTCGTCTGTCATCAATCTTTCAAGAAGTTCGGAAGCTCAGTACATATATCGGTGAACGAGAGGAAATTGAGCTCTCTGATGTAAATCAGCTCGTTGCTCGGAGTTTAGAACAGAACATCTTTGAACTCATTAACCAAATTGTGAACCGTCACCGCTCTCAGGCGATGCAAATGTTTTATGACCTGCTAAAACAAAACGAGGAACCAATCAAAATATTGGCGCTCATTTCAAACCAATTTCGCTTAATCCTGCAGACAAAATATTTCGCACAACAAGGCTACGGACAAAAACAAATTGCATCTAATCTCAAGGTTCATCCATTTCGCGTAAAATTGGCATTGGACCAAGCGAGACTGTTTTCCGAAGAAGAACTAAAACAGATTGTTATAGAGCTCTCGACCATTGATTATGAAATGAAAACAGGTAAAAAGGACAAACAGTTGCTATTAGAGCTGTTCCTTCTCCGGTTATTAGGGGCATAA
- the lepA gene encoding translation elongation factor 4, whose translation MTDKEKRLERQSRIRNFSIIAHIDHGKSTLADRILEKTAAITQREMKEQLLDSMDLERERGITIKLNSVQLKYKAKDGEEYIMHLIDTPGHVDFTYEVSRSLAACEGAILVVDAAQGIEAQTLANVYLALDNNLEILPVINKIDLPSAEPERVRKEIEDVIGLDASEAVLTSAKAGIGIEDILEQIVEKIPAPAGDPDAPLQALIFDSLYDAYRGVIAYIRIVEGTVKPGQKIKMMATGKEFEVLEVGVFTPKAKPTDELTVGDVGYLTAAIKNVGDTRVGDTITSADNPAKEALPGYRKLNPMVYCGLYPIDTAKYNDLREALEKLELNDSSLQYEAETSQALGFGFRCGFLGMLHMEIIQERIEREFKIDLITTAPSVIYEVYMTDGEKVVVDNPSNLPDPQKIERIEEPYVKATMMVPNDYVGSVMELCQGKRGHFIDMQYLDANRVSIVYEIPLAEIVYEFFDQLKSNTKGYASFDYELIGYRPSTLVKMDIMLNGEKIDALSFIVHRDYAYERGKVIVEKLKELIPRQHFEVPVQAAIGQKIVARSTIKAMRKNVLAKCYGGDISRKRKLLEKQKEGKKRMKQVGSVEVPQEAFMAVLKMDDSSPKK comes from the coding sequence GTGACAGATAAAGAAAAACGATTAGAACGGCAATCAAGGATTCGAAATTTCTCCATTATCGCCCATATTGACCATGGGAAATCTACATTAGCGGACCGTATTTTAGAAAAGACAGCGGCGATTACACAACGAGAAATGAAAGAACAATTGCTTGATTCCATGGACTTAGAGCGTGAACGCGGTATCACGATTAAATTAAACTCTGTCCAGTTGAAATATAAGGCGAAGGATGGAGAAGAATATATTATGCACCTGATTGATACACCAGGGCATGTCGACTTCACCTATGAAGTATCTCGAAGCCTTGCTGCTTGTGAAGGTGCGATTTTAGTAGTAGATGCAGCACAAGGAATTGAAGCGCAGACACTTGCAAACGTATATTTAGCTCTTGATAACAACTTAGAAATTCTTCCGGTTATTAATAAAATCGACCTGCCGAGTGCAGAGCCTGAGCGTGTAAGAAAAGAAATTGAAGATGTCATTGGTTTAGATGCGTCTGAAGCTGTTCTGACCTCTGCTAAGGCGGGGATTGGAATTGAGGATATCTTAGAACAAATCGTTGAAAAAATTCCAGCACCCGCTGGAGATCCTGATGCACCGCTTCAAGCTCTCATATTCGATTCCCTATATGATGCATATCGTGGCGTCATTGCATACATACGTATTGTAGAAGGAACTGTGAAGCCAGGGCAGAAAATCAAAATGATGGCAACAGGCAAAGAATTCGAAGTGCTTGAAGTCGGCGTGTTCACACCAAAAGCAAAGCCGACAGATGAACTGACAGTCGGGGATGTCGGCTATTTAACAGCTGCAATTAAAAATGTCGGTGATACACGTGTAGGCGATACCATTACAAGTGCTGACAACCCTGCTAAAGAAGCTTTGCCAGGTTACAGAAAGCTGAACCCTATGGTTTACTGCGGACTTTATCCAATCGATACAGCGAAATATAACGATTTACGTGAGGCGTTAGAGAAGCTTGAATTAAATGACTCTTCCCTTCAATATGAAGCTGAGACATCCCAAGCACTTGGATTTGGTTTCAGATGTGGATTTTTAGGAATGCTTCACATGGAAATTATCCAAGAACGAATTGAACGTGAATTTAAAATTGATTTAATTACAACAGCACCAAGTGTTATTTACGAAGTGTATATGACAGACGGTGAAAAAGTCGTCGTAGATAACCCGTCCAATTTGCCAGACCCGCAAAAGATTGAACGAATTGAAGAGCCTTATGTCAAAGCAACGATGATGGTACCGAATGACTATGTTGGTTCTGTCATGGAACTTTGCCAAGGAAAGCGCGGCCATTTCATTGATATGCAATACCTTGACGCTAACCGCGTCAGCATTGTATACGAAATTCCTTTGGCGGAGATTGTCTATGAATTCTTTGACCAATTGAAATCCAACACAAAAGGATACGCCTCCTTTGATTACGAGCTAATTGGCTATCGCCCATCGACCCTTGTCAAAATGGACATCATGCTAAATGGGGAAAAAATTGACGCTCTTTCCTTTATTGTTCACCGTGATTATGCATATGAACGAGGAAAGGTTATCGTAGAAAAGCTAAAAGAACTGATTCCACGTCAGCACTTTGAAGTACCTGTCCAAGCAGCCATTGGTCAAAAAATCGTGGCTCGTTCCACCATTAAAGCGATGCGTAAAAACGTTCTTGCCAAATGTTATGGTGGAGACATTTCCCGGAAAAGAAAGCTTCTTGAGAAACAAAAAGAAGGAAAAAAGCGCATGAAGCAAGTAGGCTCTGTTGAAGTGCCGCAAGAAGCCTTCATGGCCGTTTTGAAAATGGACGACAGCTCTCCGAAGAAATAA
- the rpsT gene encoding 30S ribosomal protein S20: MPNIKSAIKRTKTNNERRAHNATIKSAMRTAIKQVEVSVANNDAEQAKAALSSAAKRIDKAVKTGLVHKNAAARYKSRLAKKVNGLSA; encoded by the coding sequence ATGCCAAATATTAAATCAGCGATCAAACGTACAAAAACGAATAACGAACGCCGTGCACACAATGCAACAATTAAGTCTGCTATGCGTACTGCGATTAAACAAGTTGAAGTTTCTGTAGCTAACAACGATGCTGAGCAAGCAAAAGCTGCTCTTTCTTCTGCTGCAAAACGTATTGACAAAGCCGTTAAAACTGGTCTTGTACACAAAAACGCTGCTGCGCGTTACAAATCAAGACTTGCTAAAAAAGTGAACGGACTTTCTGCATAA
- the gpr gene encoding GPR endopeptidase, whose protein sequence is MKKQEIDLSVYQIRTDLAVETKEILEQENDPNVVKKGGIQGIIEKEQEEHGICIRTVEITKEGEELTGKKAGTYLTLEAQGIREKDSEMQEKVVEVFAHTFAQFIKDRGISEDASCLVVGLGNWNVTPDALGPLTVESLLVTRHLFELQPENVQEGYRPVSSLSPGVMGLTGIETSDIIQGVIERSKPDFVIAIDALAARAVERVNTTIQISDTGIHPGSGVGNKRKELSKETLGIPVIAIGVPTVVDAVTIASDTIDYVLKHFGRELKDDRPSRSLVPAGMSFGKKKVLKDEDLPDEKTRQSFLGIVGTLPEEEKRQLIHEVLAPLGQNLMVTPKEVDTFIDDMANVLANGLNTALHQKISQDNMGSYNH, encoded by the coding sequence ATGAAGAAACAGGAAATCGATTTAAGTGTTTATCAAATCCGAACAGACTTGGCCGTTGAAACAAAAGAGATACTAGAACAGGAGAACGACCCCAATGTTGTGAAAAAGGGCGGTATTCAAGGGATTATCGAAAAGGAACAAGAAGAGCATGGCATTTGCATACGCACAGTGGAGATAACAAAAGAAGGGGAAGAGCTGACAGGAAAGAAAGCAGGTACATATCTTACACTTGAAGCGCAAGGAATTCGAGAGAAAGATTCCGAGATGCAAGAAAAAGTCGTTGAAGTATTTGCGCATACATTTGCTCAGTTTATAAAAGACCGTGGGATTTCTGAGGATGCCAGTTGTCTCGTTGTTGGTCTTGGAAACTGGAATGTGACGCCAGATGCCCTAGGTCCTCTCACAGTCGAAAGCCTGCTTGTCACGCGTCATTTATTCGAGTTGCAGCCAGAAAACGTGCAGGAAGGTTATCGTCCAGTTTCTTCTCTATCACCTGGTGTGATGGGTCTGACGGGCATTGAAACAAGTGACATTATACAAGGTGTGATTGAACGGTCTAAACCCGATTTTGTCATTGCGATAGATGCACTTGCCGCCCGTGCGGTTGAGCGAGTGAATACAACGATTCAAATCTCTGATACGGGTATCCACCCTGGATCGGGCGTAGGGAATAAGCGTAAAGAATTAAGCAAAGAAACATTGGGCATTCCAGTGATTGCAATTGGTGTACCGACCGTTGTTGATGCAGTAACGATTGCAAGTGACACGATTGATTATGTGTTAAAGCATTTTGGCAGAGAGCTGAAAGACGACCGTCCGTCACGATCTCTTGTTCCAGCTGGGATGTCGTTTGGAAAGAAAAAGGTGTTAAAAGATGAGGATTTGCCAGATGAAAAGACACGTCAATCTTTTCTAGGGATTGTAGGAACGCTTCCTGAAGAAGAAAAAAGACAGTTGATACATGAAGTACTTGCGCCGCTAGGGCAAAACTTAATGGTCACACCTAAGGAAGTGGACACTTTTATAGATGATATGGCCAACGTATTAGCCAATGGGTTAAATACAGCACTTCATCAAAAAATCTCACAGGATAACATGGGTTCCTATAATCATTAA
- the grpE gene encoding nucleotide exchange factor GrpE, translating to MSEEKQTHEQEAEVEAQEEAIQAEAETEEEKQDEQLDLQEKIDELQQLLDEKEDKILRVQADFENYKRRARTEVETAQKYRSQHVVSDLLPALDNFERALGIDPDNEQTKSLLEGMQMVYRQLLEALKKEGVEPIEAVGKEFDPNLHQAVMQVEDENYGANIVVEELQKGYKLKDRVIRPSMVKVNQ from the coding sequence ATGTCAGAAGAAAAACAGACACATGAGCAAGAAGCAGAGGTTGAAGCACAAGAAGAAGCAATTCAAGCAGAAGCAGAAACTGAGGAAGAAAAGCAAGATGAACAGCTTGACTTACAAGAGAAAATTGATGAATTGCAACAACTACTAGATGAAAAGGAAGATAAAATTCTGCGTGTTCAAGCAGATTTTGAAAACTATAAACGTCGTGCTCGAACTGAAGTGGAAACAGCACAAAAATATCGTTCTCAACATGTTGTTAGCGATCTTCTCCCAGCTCTTGATAATTTCGAAAGAGCGCTTGGAATTGATCCAGACAACGAGCAGACGAAAAGTTTATTAGAAGGAATGCAAATGGTTTACCGCCAGTTGTTAGAAGCGTTGAAAAAAGAAGGCGTTGAACCAATTGAAGCTGTCGGCAAAGAGTTCGATCCGAACCTTCATCAAGCCGTGATGCAAGTTGAAGATGAAAACTATGGTGCAAATATCGTTGTAGAAGAATTGCAAAAGGGCTACAAACTTAAAGACCGAGTCATTCGTCCATCAATGGTAAAAGTAAATCAATAA
- a CDS encoding stage II sporulation protein P, translating to MKKRPRRPRQLVVAINGTKVVKSIFLFIAALVVVFVMTGALTSLKPELRPQASLYGVADELSGAFFATLMGMENQYFSSAVPNDQKRMNFSGLSLKLATSINLEDPRSFLGRELPGFEHFDTKIILAGEGTDYTNMPMESPPPSEVIKDEREANLAELDKLNEGEPKKPAKEPDRSTGKRKAVYIYHTHNTESYLPFLKGETNPNNARHSKVNVTLVGEMFGKALDQQGIGNTVDKTEIEKRLLQKGLKYPQSYNESRLVVKEAIAKNDDLDYLIDIHRDSRRKKHTTVDINGKKYARIAFVVGKKNQNYEKNLKLATEFHHLMEKKYKGLSVGVFAKGEIGDNGIYNQDLSDKALLLEFGGVDNNMEELKNASNAAADVFSELFWDAEKVNGGAKGEKKRS from the coding sequence ATGAAAAAAAGACCCCGTCGTCCTCGTCAGTTGGTCGTTGCGATTAATGGGACCAAAGTAGTGAAAAGTATTTTCTTATTTATTGCCGCTCTTGTTGTTGTGTTTGTCATGACAGGGGCTTTGACATCTTTAAAGCCTGAACTGAGGCCTCAGGCATCACTATATGGTGTAGCAGATGAGCTGTCAGGTGCTTTTTTTGCAACACTTATGGGAATGGAAAATCAATATTTCTCCTCAGCAGTACCTAATGATCAGAAGAGGATGAATTTTTCTGGGCTGTCACTTAAACTTGCAACGAGTATCAATTTAGAGGACCCGCGTAGTTTTCTTGGCAGAGAGCTGCCGGGCTTTGAACATTTTGATACGAAAATCATATTAGCCGGTGAAGGGACAGACTATACCAACATGCCAATGGAATCACCTCCGCCGAGTGAAGTCATCAAAGATGAAAGAGAAGCCAATCTAGCAGAACTGGACAAGCTCAATGAAGGCGAGCCGAAGAAACCTGCTAAAGAGCCTGATCGATCAACAGGAAAACGGAAAGCTGTTTACATTTATCACACACATAACACGGAATCCTATTTGCCATTTTTAAAAGGTGAAACAAATCCAAACAATGCGCGGCACTCAAAAGTGAACGTGACGCTTGTCGGTGAAATGTTTGGGAAGGCGCTTGATCAGCAAGGGATTGGTAATACAGTAGACAAAACAGAAATTGAAAAAAGACTCCTGCAAAAAGGATTAAAATACCCGCAGTCTTATAACGAATCAAGATTAGTCGTGAAAGAAGCGATCGCTAAAAATGATGATCTCGATTACTTAATTGACATTCATCGAGATTCAAGAAGGAAAAAACATACAACAGTTGACATTAACGGGAAGAAATATGCGAGAATTGCATTTGTTGTTGGGAAAAAGAATCAAAACTATGAGAAAAATTTAAAACTGGCCACTGAATTTCATCATTTAATGGAGAAAAAATATAAAGGTCTCAGTGTTGGGGTATTTGCTAAAGGGGAAATTGGCGATAATGGGATTTATAATCAAGATTTATCTGACAAAGCCCTTCTCTTAGAATTTGGCGGTGTAGATAACAATATGGAAGAATTGAAAAACGCATCCAATGCAGCAGCGGATGTGTTCAGTGAATTATTCTGGGATGCAGAAAAAGTAAACGGCGGAGCAAAGGGTGAGAAAAAACGTTCTTGA